Proteins encoded together in one Coffea arabica cultivar ET-39 chromosome 2c, Coffea Arabica ET-39 HiFi, whole genome shotgun sequence window:
- the LOC113725519 gene encoding aquaporin TIP1-2 produces the protein MPIYRIAIGTPGEASHPDALKAAAAEFFSTLIFVFAGEGSGMALNKLTNNGPQTASGLIAAAISHAYALFVAVSIGANISGGHVNPAVTFGALIGGNITLLRSISYWIAQLLGSTVACLLLKLATGGLETPAFTLSSGVSVGNALVLEAVMTFGLVYTVYATAVDPKKGNIGVVAPLAIGFIVGANILVGGAFDGASMNPAVSFGPAVVSGVWTHQWVYWAGPMLGAAIAALVYDNIFMGDSTHERLPVTDH, from the exons ATGCCCATCTACAGAATTGCAATCGGGACACCAGGAGAGGCAAGCCATCCAGATGCACTTAAAGCAGCAGCTGCTGAGTTCTTCTCCACGCTCATTTTCGTTTTTGCTGGCGAAGGCTCTGGCATGGCCTTGA ATAAACTCACGAATAACGGACCACAAACAGCATCGGGGCTAATAGCTGCAGCAATATCGCATGCATATGCACTTTTCGTGGCTGTTTCGATTGGTGCAAACATCTCCGGAGGCCATGTCAACCCTGCTGTCACCTTTGGTGCCTTAATTGGGGGTAACATAACACTGCTCAGAAGCATCTCGTATTGGATAGCACAGTTACTGGGATCCACTGTTGCCTGCTTGCTTCTCAAACTCGCTACCGGCGGATTA GAAACACCTGCATTCACGTTATCATCTGGCGTATCAGTGGGGAATGCATTGGTACTGGAGGCTGTGATGACTTTCGGCCTAGTCTACACGGTTTATGCTACTGCAGTTGATCCCAAGAAGGGAAATATAGGTGTGGTTGCACCCCTTGCAATTGGGTTCATCGTGGGAGCTAATATCTTGGTTGGTGGCGCTTTTGATGGAGCTTCCATGAATCCTGCAGTCTCCTTCGGACCAGCTGTGGTGAGTGGCGTATGGACTCACCAGTGGGTGTACTGGGCAGGCCCTATGCTTGGTGCTGCCATTGCAGCCCTTGTCTATGATAACATCTTCATGGGTGACAGCACCCATGAAAGATTGCCTGTCACAGATCATTAG
- the LOC113725521 gene encoding photosynthetic NDH subunit of lumenal location 1, chloroplastic isoform X3, protein MAVSSMSLSLASTTTTALTKGISQFHVPPSKGIISARPTPFCTLSFITCSRDTIPEEERSCLRRSLLLGVGVLSLNLSSAAALLAQGIPKNYEAFVDKADGYSYFYPSDWRDFDFRGHDSAFKDRYLQLQNVRLSFIPTDKSDVHDLGPLDEKNIEGRNYYTFEYVLTSSNFARAAFATIAIGNGRYYTLIVGANERRWRRVRNQLKVVADSFKLLDI, encoded by the exons ATGGCGGTTTCTTCAATGTCACTGAGCTTGGCCTCAACTACAACGACCGCCTTAACTAAAGGG ATTTCACAGTTTCATGTACCTCCATCAAAGGGGATCATCAGTGCAAGGCCAACTCCGTTTTGTACGCTAAGCTTCATCACCTGCTCAAGGGACACcattcctgaagaagaaa GGAGTTGTTTGAGAAGGTCACTTCTATTAGGGGTAGGAGTGCTATCTCTAAATTTATCCTCTGCTGCTGCCCTTCTGGCTCAAG GAATCCCAAAGAACTATGAAGCCTTTGTGGACAAAGCAGATGGATATTCTTACTTCTATCCATCAGATTGGAGG GATTTCGATTTCAGAGGCCATGATTCTGCATTTAAGGACCGGTATCTGCAGTTGCAAAATGTCAGGTTGAGTTTCATACCAACTGATAAATCAGACGTCCATGATTTGGGTCCATTGGACGAG AAAAACATTGAGGGAAGAAATTATTACACCTTCGAATATGTATTGACATCCAGCAATTTTGCTCGCGCTGCATTTGCGACCATAGCCATTGGAAATG GAAGGTACTACACCTTGATCGTCGGAGCAAACGAAAGACGGTGGAGAAGAGTGAGGAACCAGCTGAAAGTGGTGGCAGACTCCTTCAAGTTGTTGGATATCTAG
- the LOC113725521 gene encoding photosynthetic NDH subunit of lumenal location 1, chloroplastic isoform X2, whose translation MAVSSMSLSLASTTTTALTKGFHVPPSKGIISARPTPFCTLSFITCSRDTIPEEERSCLRRSLLLGVGVLSLNLSSAAALLAQGIPKNYEAFVDKADGYSYFYPSDWRDFDFRGHDSAFKDRYLQLQNVRLSFIPTDKSDVHDLGPLDEVVSHLVNHVYSAPTQVATVMDMQEKNIEGRNYYTFEYVLTSSNFARAAFATIAIGNGRYYTLIVGANERRWRRVRNQLKVVADSFKLLDI comes from the exons ATGGCGGTTTCTTCAATGTCACTGAGCTTGGCCTCAACTACAACGACCGCCTTAACTAAAGGG TTTCATGTACCTCCATCAAAGGGGATCATCAGTGCAAGGCCAACTCCGTTTTGTACGCTAAGCTTCATCACCTGCTCAAGGGACACcattcctgaagaagaaa GGAGTTGTTTGAGAAGGTCACTTCTATTAGGGGTAGGAGTGCTATCTCTAAATTTATCCTCTGCTGCTGCCCTTCTGGCTCAAG GAATCCCAAAGAACTATGAAGCCTTTGTGGACAAAGCAGATGGATATTCTTACTTCTATCCATCAGATTGGAGG GATTTCGATTTCAGAGGCCATGATTCTGCATTTAAGGACCGGTATCTGCAGTTGCAAAATGTCAGGTTGAGTTTCATACCAACTGATAAATCAGACGTCCATGATTTGGGTCCATTGGACGAG GTAGTCTCACATTTGGTTAATCACGTTTACTCCGCACCAACTCAGGTAGCCACCGTAATGGACATGCAGGAG AAAAACATTGAGGGAAGAAATTATTACACCTTCGAATATGTATTGACATCCAGCAATTTTGCTCGCGCTGCATTTGCGACCATAGCCATTGGAAATG GAAGGTACTACACCTTGATCGTCGGAGCAAACGAAAGACGGTGGAGAAGAGTGAGGAACCAGCTGAAAGTGGTGGCAGACTCCTTCAAGTTGTTGGATATCTAG
- the LOC113725518 gene encoding receptor-like protein kinase THESEUS 1: MSHLNHLLFLCFIWAFSFSSVASLFSPKDRILISFGATKEIQLDDGRLFQPDFGNSVVSLSSNSDSVVSNTASNVPAVCNSARVFTRTSKYTIRTKQIGRHWLRLHLFPVKDDRYDLKSAVFSVVANGIALLHGFSFSKLEDSSPLLKEYVVEIGGSSSEHLVLTLSPWSGSVAFLNGLEVVSVPDGQFDFRVLPVPKGSEFVIPTHVALETVHRINMGGPLLTPKNDTLGRTWKPDIPFLLNADSARSVSKDPRLIEYPAGASVEIAPNWVYATAQEMADANVTDQKFNVTWIFRVEQGFNYFIRMHFCDIVSIALDTLVFNVYLNNQSAIDSFDISSKTMALSAAYFIDFVLNVSMGLNQIIVQVGPTSQGTFPANAILNGLEIMKLSGPTDSLDENVAASPIGSKVPKPNRHVMLIAFACVGGLVVLLLILAATLICSRRQKKPKQYSLAWLSFQMGNSETKISAGSFASSTPSLGLERVLAFSEIRESTKDFDESLVIGLGGFGKVYKGVLDNGVVVAVKRGNPKSQQGLIEFRTEIEMLSKLRHRHLVSLIGYCEELNEMILVYEFMAGGPLRKHLYGSDLPPLSWKRRLEICIGAAKGLHYLHTGAADIVIHRDVKTTNILLDDNFTAKVADFGLSKLGPTLDQTHVSTAVKGSFGYLDPEYYRRQQLTEKSDVYSFGVVLLEVLCARPAINPALPREQVNIAEWAMHWQKKGQLQKIIDPLLMGSISADSLRKFGETTEKCLAEYGNERPTMGDVLWNLEYALQLQEASTQSVLDDNSANHIPEVPGWIPRVESVESDDIDIVSNQESDATTSTGVFSQLINPKGR, encoded by the coding sequence ATGAGCCATTTGAATCATCTGCTTTTCCTCTGCTTCATATGGGCTTTCAGTTTTAGTTCAGTAGCTTCTCTTTTCAGTCCTAAAGACAGAATCTTGATCAGCTTTGGGGCAACCAAGGAAATACAACTTGATGATGGCAGATTGTTTCAACCTGATTTTGGAAATTCTGTTGTCAGTTTGTCTTCTAATTCAGACTCGGTGGTTTCAAACACTGCCTCAAACGTGCCCGCTGTATGCAATTCCGCCCGAGTATTCACTAGGACTTCAAAGTATACCATTAGGACTAAGCAAATTGGACGGCACTGGCTAAGGTTACATCTTTTTCCTGTTAAAGATGATAGATACGACTTGAAATCTGCAGTTTTCTCAGTTGTGGCGAATGGGATTGCATTGCTACAtggattttccttttcaaagTTGGAGGATAGCTCCCCTCTGCTTAAGGAATATGTAGTTGAAATAGGTGGATCAAGCTCAGAACATTTGGTATTGACATTGTCTCCCTGGAGTGGCTCTGTTGCATTCCTTAATGGCCTAGAGGTGGTCTCTGTGCCAGATGGCCAATTTGATTTCCGTGTGCTTCCAGTTCCAAAGGGATCGGAATTTGTGATACCAACACATGTTGCTCTAGAGACGGTGCATAGGATTAACATGGGGGGTCCACTTTTGACACCAAAAAATGATACACTGGGGAGAACTTGGAAACCAGATATACCATTTCTCTTGAATGCTGATAGTGCACGTAGTGTTTCCAAGGATCCCAGATTGATCGAGTATCCTGCTGGAGCCTCGGTTGAAATTGCTCCTAATTGGGTTTATGCCACGGCCCAAGAAATGGCAGATGCCAATGTAACTGATCAGAAGTTCAATGTTACATGGATATTTAGAGTTGAACAAGGATTCAATTATTTCATAAGGATGCATTTCTGCGATATTGTAAGTATTGCTCTTGATACATTGGTCTTTAATGTCTATCTCAACAATCAATCTGCGATAGACTCCTTTGACATCTCTAGCAAGACAATGGCATTGTCAGCTGCTTACTTCATAGACTTTGTTCTCAATGTTTCTATGGGATTAAATCAAATTATTGTTCAAGTTGGCCCTACAAGTCAGGGGACCTTCCCTGCCAATGCAATTCTGAATGGCTTGGAGATAATGAAATTGAGCGGTCCTACTGATAGCCTGGATGAAAATGTTGCTGCGAGTCCAATTGGTTCGAAGGTGCCAAAGCCTAACAGGCACGTGATGTTAATTGCTTTCGCTTGCGTCGGAGGATTAGTAGTTTTGCTACTGATCTTAGCTGCTACTTTGATCTGTTCCCGACGGCAAAAGAAGCCAAAGCAATATTCACTGGCATGGTTATCTTTTCAAATGGGGAACTCAGAAACTAAAATTTCGGCAGGTAGTTTTGCTTCATCCACACCTTCACTTGGCTTGGAGCGTGTTCTGGCTTTCTCTGAGATTCGTGAATCTACAAAGGACTTTGATGAGAGCTTGGTCATTGGTCTGGGTGGGTTTGGCAAAGTCTACAAAGGAGTGCTGGACAATGGGGTCGTGGTTGCTGTCAAGAGGGGAaatccaaaatctcaacaagGACTAATCGAGTTTAGGACAGAAATCGAGATGCTTTCTAAACTTCGCCATAGACACCTGGTATCTCTTATAGGTTACTGCGAAGAACTGAATGAAATGATCCTTGTCTATGAGTTCATGGCTGGAGGACCCCTTAGGAAGCACTTGTATGGATCAGATCTTCCTCCCCTTTCATGGAAACGAAGACTGGAAATATGCATTGGAGCTGCAAAAGGACTGCATTATCTTCACACAGGAGCAGCAGACATTGTCATCCATCGAGATGTCAAAACAACCAACATATTGTTGGACGACAATTTCACTGCAAAAGTGGCAGATTTTGGTTTATCAAAGCTTGGACCTACACTTGATCAAACTCATGTAAGTACTGCTGTGAAGGGAAGCTTTGGATACCTTGATCCTGAGTACTACCGAAGACAGCAGTTGACAGAGAAGTCTGATGTTTATTCTTTTGGAGTAGTACTCCTAGAGGTTTTGTGTGCTCGGCCAGCTATAAATCCTGCACTTCCCAGAGAGCAAGTAAATATTGCAGAATGGGCAATGCACTGGCAGAAGAAGGGGCAATTGCAGAAGATAATAGATCCCCTTCTCATGGGCTCTATTAGCGCAGATTCACTTAGAAAATTTGGTGAAACAACAGAGAAGTGTTTAGCTGAATATGGAAATGAAAGGCCAACAATGGGAGATGTTCTGTGGAACTTGGAGTATGCTCTTCAGCTTCAAGAGGCTTCTACTCAATCAGTGCTAGATGATAATAGTGCAAACCACATCCCAGAGGTACCAGGATGGATACCTCGTGTTGAGTCTGTTGAAAGTGATGACATTGACATTGTCAGCAACCAAGAATCTGATGCCACCACTTCTACTGGAGTATTCTCCCAGCTGATAAATCCAAAGGGTAGATAA
- the LOC113725521 gene encoding photosynthetic NDH subunit of lumenal location 1, chloroplastic isoform X1 has product MAVSSMSLSLASTTTTALTKGISQFHVPPSKGIISARPTPFCTLSFITCSRDTIPEEERSCLRRSLLLGVGVLSLNLSSAAALLAQGIPKNYEAFVDKADGYSYFYPSDWRDFDFRGHDSAFKDRYLQLQNVRLSFIPTDKSDVHDLGPLDEVVSHLVNHVYSAPTQVATVMDMQEKNIEGRNYYTFEYVLTSSNFARAAFATIAIGNGRYYTLIVGANERRWRRVRNQLKVVADSFKLLDI; this is encoded by the exons ATGGCGGTTTCTTCAATGTCACTGAGCTTGGCCTCAACTACAACGACCGCCTTAACTAAAGGG ATTTCACAGTTTCATGTACCTCCATCAAAGGGGATCATCAGTGCAAGGCCAACTCCGTTTTGTACGCTAAGCTTCATCACCTGCTCAAGGGACACcattcctgaagaagaaa GGAGTTGTTTGAGAAGGTCACTTCTATTAGGGGTAGGAGTGCTATCTCTAAATTTATCCTCTGCTGCTGCCCTTCTGGCTCAAG GAATCCCAAAGAACTATGAAGCCTTTGTGGACAAAGCAGATGGATATTCTTACTTCTATCCATCAGATTGGAGG GATTTCGATTTCAGAGGCCATGATTCTGCATTTAAGGACCGGTATCTGCAGTTGCAAAATGTCAGGTTGAGTTTCATACCAACTGATAAATCAGACGTCCATGATTTGGGTCCATTGGACGAG GTAGTCTCACATTTGGTTAATCACGTTTACTCCGCACCAACTCAGGTAGCCACCGTAATGGACATGCAGGAG AAAAACATTGAGGGAAGAAATTATTACACCTTCGAATATGTATTGACATCCAGCAATTTTGCTCGCGCTGCATTTGCGACCATAGCCATTGGAAATG GAAGGTACTACACCTTGATCGTCGGAGCAAACGAAAGACGGTGGAGAAGAGTGAGGAACCAGCTGAAAGTGGTGGCAGACTCCTTCAAGTTGTTGGATATCTAG
- the LOC113725520 gene encoding ABC transporter B family member 20, whose protein sequence is MMISRGLFGWSPPHIQPLTPVSEVSEPPESPSPYLENSGDAGPVEVEEEIDAEAEEIEPPPAAVPFSRLFACADRLDWVLMFFGSLAAAAHGTALVVYLHYFAKIIQLLRHGSEPADALFHKFTELALIIVYIAVGVFVAGWIEVSCWILTGERQTAVIRSKYVQVLLNQDMSFFDTYGNNGDIVSQVLSDVLLIQSALSEKVGNYIHNMATFFSGLVIGFANCWQIALITLGTGPFIVAAGGISNIFLHRLAENIQDAYAEAASIAEQAVSYIRTLYAFTNETLAKYSYATSLQATLRYGILISLVQGLGLGFTYGLAICSCALQLWVGRFLVSHGKAHGGQIITALFAVILSGLGLNQAATNFYSFEQGRIAAYRLYEMISRSSSTANHDGTTLASVQGNIEFRNVYFSYLSRPEIPILSGFYLTVPAKKAVALVGRNGSGKSSIIPLMERFYDPTLGEVLLDGENIKNLKLEWLRSQIGLVTQEPALLSLSINENIAYGRDASPDQIEEAAKIAHAHTFISSLERGYETQVGRAGLALTEEQKIKLSIARAVLSNPSILLLDEVTGGLDFEAEKSVQEALDLLMLGRSTIIIARRLSLIKNADYIAVMEEGQLVEMGTHDELINLDGLYAELLRCEEAAKLPRRMPMRNYKETGTFQIEKDSSAGHGFQEPSSPKMMKSPSLQRAGLHAFRTADVTLSSQESPRVRSPPPEQVAENGVPVDVMDKEPSIKRQDSFEMRLPELPKIEVQSAHRQTLNSSDPESPVSPLLTSDPKNERSHSQTFSRPHSEFGDIPIKRKESRDSRHREAPSFWRLVELSLAEWLYAVLGSTGAAIFGSFNPLLAYVIALIVTAYYRDEKHHLREEVNKWCLIIACMGFVTVVANFLQHFYFGIMGEKMTERVRRMMFSAMLRNEVGWFDEEENSADNLSMRLANDATFVRAAFSNRLSIFIQDSAAVIVAVLIGLLLQWRLALVALATLPVLMVSAVAQKLWLAGFSKGIQEMHRKASLVLEDAVRNIYTVVAFCAGNKVMELYRLQLRKIFKKSFFQGMAIGCAFGFSQFLLFACNAVLLWYTALSIKNHYMTLGTALKEYMVFSFATFALVEPFGLAPYILKRRESLASVFEIIDRVPKIDPDDNSAMKPPNVYGSIELKNVDFSYPSRPEVLVLSNFSLKVNGGQTVAVVGVSGSGKSTIISLIQRFYDPVAGQVLLDGRDLKSYNLRWLRNHLGLVQQEPIIFSTTIRENIIYARHNASEAEVKEAARIANAHHFISSLPHGYDTHVGMRGVDLTPGQKQRIAIARVVLKNAPILLLDEASSAIESESSRVVQEALDTLIMGNKTTILIAHRAAMMRHVDNIVVLNGGRIVEEGTHDSLMAKNGLYVRLMQPHFGKGLRQHRLV, encoded by the exons ATGATGATATCGAGGGGGTTGTTTGGGTGGTCTCCGCCTCATATACAGCCTCTGACGCCGGTCTCTGAGGTTTCCGAGCCGCCTGAGTCGCCGTCCCCGTACTTGGAGAATAGTGGCGATGCTGGGCCGGTCGAGGTCGAGGAAGAGATCGACGCCGAGGCTGAAGAGATCGAGCCTCCGCCCGCTGCTGTGCCGTTCTCACGGCTGTTTGCTTGTGCTGACCGGCTCGATTGGGTTCTTATGTTCTTCGGATCACTCGCGGCAGCTGCCCATGGCACTGCTCTGGTGGTTTACTTGCATTACTTCGCCAAGATTATTCAGTTACTACGGCATGGCTCGGAGCCAGCTGATGCGTTGTTTCATAAGTTCACTGAG CTTGCTTTAATAATTGTTTATATTGCTGTGGGAGTTTTTGTTGCTGGTTGGATTG AGGTATCATGTTGGATTCTTACTGGAGAAAGGCAAACTGCTGTAATTAGGTCCAAATATGTGCAAGTATTACTCAACCAAGATATGAGTTTTTTTGATACCTATGGCAACAATGGGGATATTGTGAGCCAAGTATTGAGTGATGTGCTGCTTATTCAGTCTGCTCTAAGTGAAAAG GTTGGAAACTATATTCATAACATGGCTACCTTCTTCAGTGGTCTCGTGATTGGATTTGCCAACTGTTGGCAGATTGCTCTCATTACATTGGGTACTGGCCCCTTTATTGTCGCAGCAGGAggtatatcaaatatttttcttcataGACTTGCAGAGAACATCCAAGATGCATATGCCGAAGCAGCAAGTATTGCTGAACAA GCGGTCTCTTATATTCGAACTTTATATGCGTTCACAAATGAAACATTGGCTAAATACTCTTATGCAACTTCATTGCAAGCAACACTAAGATATGGTATATTGATAAGTCTTGTGCAAGGACTTGGACTAGGCTTCACATATGGGCTTGCAATTTGTTCTTGTGCCTTGCAACTATGGGTGGGAAGGTTCTTAGTTTCTCATGGAAAAGCTCATGGTGGTCAAATAATTACAGCTCTTTTTGCAGTCATTTTGAGTGGCCT TGGCTTGAATCAGGCTGCAACGAACTTCTACTCTTTTGAGCAAGGGAGAATTGCTGCTTACAGGCTTTATGAGATGATAAGCCGGTCATCCTCTACTGCCAATCATGATGGAACCACACTTGCTTCTGTACAAGGAAACATTGAGTTTCGGAATGTATATTTTAGTTATCTTTCCCGTCCTGAAATTCCAATCTTAAGTGGTTTTTACCTTACAGTACCTGCTAAAAAGGCCGTGGCACTTGTTGGTAGGAATGGTTCCGGAAAAAGTAGTATCATACCTCTTATGGAACGGTTTTATGATCCTACATTAG GAGAAGTTCTTTTGGATGGtgaaaacataaaaaatctGAAGCTGGAGTGGCTGAGAAGCCAAATTGGTTTAGTCACACAGGAACCTGCTTTGTTAAGCTTGAGTATCAACGAGAACATTGCTTATGGGCGGGATGCTTCTCCAGATCAGATTGAAGAAGCTGCTAAAATAGCACATGCACATACATTTATCAGCTCACTGGAACGAGGCTATGAGACTCAG GTAGGCAGGGCTGGTCTGGCATTGACAGAAGAACAAAAAATAAAGCTCTCTATTGCTCGGGCAGTGCTTTCAAATCCTtctattcttcttcttgatGAAGTCACTGGTGGCCTTGATTTTGAGGCTGAAAAATCTGTTCAGGAGGCTCTTGATCTCCTCATGTTGGGTAGATCAACAATAATAATCGCTAGACGGCTTAGCTTGATCAAGAATGCTGATTATATTGCTGTGATGGAAGAAGGCCAATTAGTTGAAATGGGTACACATGATGAGTTAATAAACTTGGATGGGCTATATGCTGAGCTTCTTAGATGTGAAGAAGCTGCAAAGCTCCCACGGAG GATGCCAATGAGGAATTATAAGGAGACGGGTACTTTCCAAATTGAAAAGGATTCTTCGGCAGGTCATGGCTTTCAAGAACCATCATCTCCTAAAATGATGAAATCACCTTCTCTTCAGAGGGCTGGTCTCCATGCATTCCGCACTGCAGATGTTACGTTGAGTTCACAAGAGTCTCCCCGGGTTCGTAGTCCCCCTCCAGAGCAAGTGGCTGAAAATGGTGTACCAGTGGATGTGATGGATAAAGAACCATCAATAAAAAGGCAAGATAGTTTTGAAATGAGACTTCCAGAGCTGCCCAAGATTGAAGTTCAGTCAGCACATCGACAAACATTAAACTCTTCAGATCCTGAATCCCCCGTCTCCCCATTATTGACATCTGATCCAAAAAACGAACGCTCTCACTCACAAACTTTTAGTCGTCCTCACAGCGAATTTGGTGATATTcctattaaaagaaaagaatcaagGGATTCACGACATCGAGAAGCGCCTTCATTTTGGAGGCTTGTGGAGCTTAGCCTGGCAGAGTGGCTTTATGCTGTTTTAGGGAGCACGGGTGCTGCCATTTTTGGCTCATTCAATCCTCTTCTCGCTTATGTTATTGCTCTAATAGTAACAGCATACTATCGGGATGAAAAACACCACTTGCGTGAAGAAGTGAACAAATGGTGCTTAATCATTGCCTGCATGGGCTTTGTGACTGTCGTTGCCAATTTTTTGCAGCACTTCTACTTTGGCATAATGGGGGAGAAGATGACCGAACGTGTCCGGAGAATGATGTTTTCAG CGATGCTTCGCAATGAAGTTGGATGGTTTGATGAAGAGGAGAACAGTGCTGATAATTTATCAATGCGGTTGGCAAATGATGCTACATTTGTGAGAGCTGCTTTTAGCAATAGACTGTCCATATTCATACAGGACAGTGCAGCCGTTATTGTGGCTGTTCTCATTGGGTTGCTATTGCAGTGGCGGTTGGCACTTGTGGCTTTAGCTACTCTACCTGTCCTCATGGTTTCTGCAGTCGCTCAG AAATTGTGGCTTGCTGGATTTTCAAAGGGTATTCAGGAGATGCATAGAAAGGCATCATTGGTTCTCGAGGATGCGGTTAGAAATATTTACACTGTTGTAGCATTTTGTGCTGGTAACAAGGTGATGGAGCTCTATCGGTTGCAACTGCgaaagatttttaaaaaaagcttCTTCCAGGGAATGGCAATTGGATGTGCATTTGGCTTTTCACAGTTTCTTCTTTTTGCTTGCAATGCTGTCCTCCTATGGTACACTGCCCTTTCTATCAAGAATCACTACATGACTCTGGGCACAGCACTGAAGGAGTACATGGTTTTCTCCTTTGCAACTTTTGCTCTTGTTGAGCCTTTTGGCTTGGCTCCCTATATTTTGAAAAGAAGGGAATCCCTTGCCTCAGTATTTGAAATCATTGATCGAGTTCCTAAGATTGATCCAGATGATAACTCAGCAATGAAACCTCCCAATGTTTATGGAAGCATTGAGCTGAAAAATGTTGATTTTTCTTACCCATCTCGACCAGAAGTGTTAGTTCTGAGCAATTTCAGTCTCAAAGTCAATGGAGGACAAACTGTGGCGGTGGTGGGGGTTTCAGGGTCTGGTAAGAGCACTATTATATCCTTGATACAAAGGTTCTATGATCCGGTTGCTGGACAGGTACTGTTGGATGGCAGAGATTTGAAATCATATAATTTGAGATGGTTGAGGAACCACTTGGGTCTTGTCCAACAGGAGCCTATTATCTTCTCAACTACAATAAGAGAGAACATAATATATGCAAGGCACAACGCGAGTGAAGCTGAGGTGAAAGAGGCAGCAAGAATAGCCAATGCACATCATTTCATTAGTAGCTTGCCACATGGTTATGACACCCATGTTGGAATGAGAGGTGTAGATCTGACCCCAGGGCAAAAACAAAGAATTGCAATTGCTCGGGTCGTATTAAAGAATGCTCCAATATTGTTATTGGATGAAGCAAGCTCAGCCATTGAATCTGAGTCTAGCCGAGTGGTGCAGGAGGCTCTTGACACTCTGATCATGGGAAATAAAACAACTATCTTGATTGCTCACCGAGCTGCCATGATGAGGCATGTCGACAACATTGTTGTACTGAATGGAGGGAGAATAGTTGAGGAAGGTACGCATGATTCGTTAATGGCTAAAAATGGTTTGTACGTGCGCTTGATGCAGCCTCACTTTGGGAAGGGCTTGCGCCAGCATAGACTTGTTTAG